One window of Thioflexithrix psekupsensis genomic DNA carries:
- a CDS encoding bifunctional acetate--CoA ligase family protein/GNAT family N-acetyltransferase, translated as MSTRYLHYFFQPNSIAVFGASERQMSMGGMVIKNLLASGFEGQLMAVNLKPYHSVYGVRCYRHLKTLPKRPELAILCTPPHTIPHLVKELGIYGIKAVLVLTGGMSRAQSKSNKIFEEFQNFFNDLLGFELSKKPPRLLKNLIQEVANRYDIRLMGPNCIGVLAAKSRLNASYAHSAIQEGAIAFIGQSGILSMAMLDWANGRDIGFSYFTSLGDSVDVEFSDLIDYLVDDENTKVILLHIETLCHARRFISSVRAAARKKLVVVLKSGRFSASQETPEPVPLGLRHGDCVYRAMLRRAGVLRLESSDELLDTLSVLTRMKPLNGERLAIMSNGMGPNLLAVDALLRQGGELARLSDATLTALVPILPAFWSRQHPIDVNADAQAERYATTLRLMAQDANVDAVLVIYGPSVQSDALIVAEKIIQTSQELPCNVLTCWMGMGKVESARQAFDKAKIPSFVTPEEAIDAFMQMVKHRRNQVSAVQTPPLFLNENVRNRQQAWYWINHALDHQRDWLTTEEAKEVLAAYHIFLKPQIESEQISSLMAQILEWNPPYRLQLLHTALFKPFHSASDVPNQDLSLEILHKGELENAANQLRNELNRHFPQSLFLGYQLQRMQRDESMMRLRVGVTRHIVGGPVIFIDTGLHSLLNILTQEVELLPINLKLARDLIGYNKINQWLELYTLEPDKQIQKLSEILVQLSQIVVDVPIIKTVELILLLSHREGLIEHQVAMALGENAELAIQPYPEELQSETVLSTGETVLLRPIRGEDEPAHLHFLEQLSPRAIRYRFFNHRYKISHSELARLTQIDYAREMAFIAVSQQGNNPVTIGAVRAYTDADNIQAEFAIVISDKYSRCGLGTALICKLIDYCQKRGTLQMIGTVLPDNEAMLKLVKKLGFHVFYDKTEEIMKVSLHLNPANFEWQRTRLWP; from the coding sequence ATGAGTACACGTTATCTGCATTACTTTTTCCAACCCAACTCCATTGCCGTCTTTGGCGCGTCCGAACGTCAGATGAGCATGGGCGGAATGGTCATTAAAAATTTATTGGCTTCTGGATTTGAAGGGCAATTAATGGCGGTGAATTTAAAACCTTATCATAGCGTTTATGGGGTGCGTTGTTATCGCCATTTAAAAACGTTACCCAAACGCCCTGAATTAGCCATTTTATGCACGCCGCCTCATACGATTCCGCATTTGGTTAAAGAATTGGGTATTTATGGGATTAAAGCGGTATTGGTATTGACGGGAGGAATGTCGCGGGCGCAAAGTAAAAGTAATAAAATCTTTGAAGAATTCCAAAATTTTTTTAATGATTTATTAGGTTTTGAATTAAGTAAAAAACCGCCGCGCTTATTAAAAAATTTAATTCAAGAAGTGGCAAATCGTTATGATATACGCTTAATGGGACCCAATTGTATTGGTGTATTGGCGGCGAAATCGCGTTTAAATGCCAGTTACGCGCACAGTGCGATTCAGGAGGGGGCGATTGCTTTTATTGGTCAATCCGGTATTTTGAGTATGGCCATGTTAGATTGGGCGAATGGGCGGGATATTGGATTTTCTTATTTTACTTCATTGGGTGACAGTGTCGATGTGGAATTTTCGGATTTAATTGATTATTTAGTAGACGATGAAAATACTAAAGTAATTTTATTGCATATTGAAACCTTATGTCATGCGCGTCGTTTTATTTCTTCGGTGCGGGCGGCGGCGAGAAAAAAATTAGTGGTGGTATTAAAAAGCGGACGTTTCTCAGCCTCCCAAGAAACGCCTGAACCGGTGCCGTTGGGTTTGCGTCATGGGGATTGTGTGTATCGGGCGATGTTGCGTCGTGCGGGGGTGTTGCGTTTAGAAAGCAGTGATGAGTTATTAGATACGCTAAGTGTTTTAACGCGAATGAAACCGTTAAATGGCGAACGTTTGGCCATTATGAGTAATGGCATGGGGCCTAATTTATTAGCGGTGGATGCGTTATTAAGACAGGGGGGAGAATTAGCCCGTTTAAGTGATGCCACATTGACCGCATTAGTTCCGATATTGCCTGCCTTTTGGTCGCGGCAACATCCCATTGATGTCAATGCCGATGCCCAAGCAGAACGTTATGCCACCACATTACGTTTAATGGCGCAAGATGCCAATGTGGATGCGGTATTAGTAATTTACGGTCCCAGTGTGCAAAGTGATGCGTTAATAGTGGCTGAAAAGATTATTCAAACCAGTCAAGAATTGCCTTGTAATGTTTTAACCTGTTGGATGGGAATGGGCAAGGTAGAATCTGCACGCCAAGCCTTTGATAAAGCAAAAATTCCCAGTTTCGTCACGCCCGAAGAAGCGATTGATGCGTTTATGCAAATGGTGAAACATCGTCGCAATCAAGTCTCTGCTGTGCAAACGCCGCCGTTATTTTTAAATGAAAATGTGAGAAATCGCCAACAGGCTTGGTATTGGATTAATCACGCTTTAGATCATCAACGAGATTGGTTGACCACAGAAGAAGCGAAAGAAGTATTAGCAGCTTATCATATTTTCTTAAAACCACAGATAGAAAGTGAACAAATCAGTAGCTTAATGGCTCAGATTTTGGAATGGAATCCGCCTTATCGTTTACAATTATTACACACGGCATTGTTTAAACCTTTTCATAGTGCCAGTGATGTTCCCAATCAGGATTTAAGCCTTGAAATTCTGCATAAAGGAGAATTAGAAAATGCGGCGAATCAGTTGCGTAATGAACTCAATCGACATTTTCCCCAAAGTTTATTTTTAGGGTATCAATTACAACGAATGCAACGGGATGAGTCAATGATGCGTTTACGAGTGGGCGTGACGCGGCATATTGTGGGGGGGCCTGTAATTTTTATTGACACGGGATTGCATTCGCTGCTTAATATTCTCACGCAAGAAGTGGAATTATTGCCGATTAACCTTAAATTGGCACGGGATTTAATCGGCTATAATAAAATTAATCAGTGGTTAGAACTTTATACGCTTGAACCCGATAAACAAATTCAAAAATTAAGCGAAATATTGGTACAATTGTCGCAAATTGTTGTCGATGTGCCGATCATTAAAACGGTGGAGTTAATCTTATTACTTTCGCATCGAGAAGGTTTAATCGAGCATCAAGTGGCGATGGCTTTAGGCGAAAATGCGGAATTGGCGATTCAACCTTATCCCGAAGAGTTACAAAGTGAAACCGTATTAAGTACGGGAGAAACGGTGTTATTGCGCCCGATTCGCGGGGAAGATGAACCTGCGCATTTACATTTTTTAGAACAGTTAAGTCCGCGTGCTATTCGCTATCGTTTTTTTAACCATCGGTATAAAATTAGCCATTCCGAATTGGCACGTTTAACCCAAATTGATTATGCCAGAGAAATGGCATTTATTGCCGTGTCGCAACAAGGCAATAATCCGGTGACGATTGGCGCGGTAAGAGCTTATACGGATGCAGATAATATTCAGGCTGAATTTGCGATTGTGATTAGCGATAAATACAGTCGTTGTGGCTTGGGAACGGCGTTGATTTGTAAATTAATTGATTATTGCCAAAAACGCGGCACTTTACAAATGATCGGCACGGTTTTGCCTGACAATGAAGCCATGTTAAAATTGGTAAAAAAATTAGGCTTTCATGTGTTTTATGATAAAACCGAAGAAATTATGAAAGTGAGCCTGCATTTAAATCCTGCTAATTTTGAGTGGCAACGAACGCGGTTATGGCCGTGA
- a CDS encoding substrate-binding domain-containing protein, producing the protein MQKWLCFSLLIGCGFVVNVSAQNAPYRIGFSQATTTEPWRLLFNQQLRDEAAKYPEIHLLVTDGLDRAEKQISDVENLLQNKIDALLISPKVADALTPIVNQVYQQGIPVFVLDRNISNDDYTQFIGGDNLLIGRTAGEYVVQLLGGKGQAKGRIVEIWGIPESTPAQERHRGFQEVIAQETGIVNLTHAENANGQYKQDMAYELMAHFLDQYSDIDLVYAHNDPMAYGAYLAAKDLGREKNIYFLGIDGIPSEGMRWVNEGILTATFVYQTPGAVAIQQALKVLQGESVEKRIILPTQVVDKNNVAEMLTQPQ; encoded by the coding sequence ATGCAAAAATGGCTGTGTTTTTCTTTGCTGATTGGTTGTGGTTTTGTGGTCAATGTCAGTGCGCAAAATGCGCCCTATCGTATCGGCTTTTCTCAAGCCACCACGACAGAACCTTGGCGGTTATTGTTTAATCAACAATTACGCGATGAAGCCGCTAAATATCCTGAAATTCACTTGCTGGTGACAGATGGTTTGGATCGAGCAGAGAAACAAATTAGTGATGTCGAGAATTTATTGCAAAATAAAATCGATGCGTTATTGATTTCTCCTAAAGTGGCCGATGCCTTAACGCCCATTGTAAATCAGGTGTATCAACAAGGCATTCCTGTGTTTGTTTTGGATCGCAATATTAGTAATGATGATTACACCCAATTTATTGGCGGTGATAATTTATTAATTGGTCGCACTGCAGGCGAATATGTGGTGCAATTGTTAGGTGGTAAAGGTCAGGCGAAAGGGCGCATTGTAGAAATTTGGGGCATTCCCGAATCCACGCCCGCACAAGAGCGACACCGCGGCTTTCAAGAGGTGATCGCGCAAGAAACAGGAATTGTGAATTTAACCCATGCCGAAAACGCCAATGGACAATATAAGCAAGATATGGCTTATGAATTAATGGCTCATTTTTTAGATCAATACTCTGATATTGATCTGGTTTATGCGCATAATGATCCGATGGCTTATGGGGCTTATTTAGCGGCTAAAGATTTGGGACGAGAAAAAAATATTTATTTTCTCGGTATTGATGGCATTCCCAGCGAAGGAATGCGTTGGGTGAATGAAGGGATTTTAACCGCTACGTTTGTTTATCAAACACCGGGGGCGGTTGCGATTCAACAAGCTTTAAAAGTTTTGCAAGGAGAATCGGTTGAGAAACGAATTATTTTACCCACTCAAGTGGTCGATAAAAACAACGTGGCTGAAATGCTGACACAACCTCAATAG
- a CDS encoding leucine-rich repeat domain-containing protein → MNELMRVIKTGTLFLFGAGMVLAAVAEETAPPVEMKAVSNVEQITESAAILSTAKTVFTVGEPITITYQGLPGNAQDWISVVQVGSADDVYSRNWTYTQSATEGEYTVKEPLVPGEYEARLYFDYPKGGMVVQKRHVFRVAEAAPSEPVVDAQAEALATQRAQRMLEIRAQFICNTIGEISKAECLNLFSFYNATQGDQWRHNEGWNRTNRPCQWYGVQCEAGHVVALNLPNNGLTGTLPDLSAFTQLKVLWLSNNKLSGELPAVEKLTNLQKLYLNGNEFSGTVPALNALQQLRALHLYENNFSGAIPELSALSQLETFYGYNNQFSGLMPSLMNLTALQELDLSINQLTGELPDLSVAPNLQYLGVEFNQLSGHFPDLTQSLGLEFLYLGNNQFCGEIPKTLPATHPFLLLNLNANGFYSDDPAVIDFLNEIDPEWTATQVACGEEEKVEEIVEEEADVEPNDDEDSAETQE, encoded by the coding sequence ATGAATGAGTTAATGCGCGTGATTAAAACGGGAACGCTATTTTTATTTGGTGCGGGAATGGTTTTAGCGGCTGTTGCTGAAGAAACAGCCCCTCCAGTGGAAATGAAAGCTGTTTCTAATGTGGAACAGATCACTGAATCGGCTGCTATTTTATCCACTGCAAAAACGGTATTTACTGTGGGTGAACCCATTACCATTACTTATCAAGGTTTACCGGGCAATGCGCAAGATTGGATTAGTGTGGTACAAGTGGGTTCAGCCGATGATGTGTATTCAAGAAATTGGACATATACCCAAAGTGCCACTGAAGGTGAATACACTGTTAAAGAACCCTTAGTCCCCGGCGAATATGAAGCCCGCTTGTATTTTGACTACCCCAAAGGTGGGATGGTCGTACAAAAGCGTCATGTTTTCCGCGTTGCAGAAGCCGCACCCAGTGAACCCGTTGTAGACGCTCAAGCCGAAGCCCTCGCAACACAGCGGGCGCAACGTATGTTAGAGATACGGGCGCAATTTATTTGCAATACTATTGGGGAAATTTCCAAAGCAGAATGTCTTAATTTATTCAGTTTTTACAACGCCACGCAAGGCGACCAATGGCGACACAATGAGGGCTGGAATCGCACCAATCGCCCTTGTCAGTGGTATGGGGTACAATGCGAGGCGGGACATGTTGTTGCCTTAAATTTGCCAAATAACGGTTTAACAGGCACTTTGCCCGATTTAAGCGCGTTTACACAATTAAAGGTATTGTGGTTGTCGAATAATAAACTAAGCGGCGAATTACCCGCCGTAGAAAAATTGACAAACCTACAAAAATTGTACTTAAATGGCAACGAATTTTCAGGCACTGTGCCTGCTTTAAACGCATTACAACAACTGCGGGCTTTGCATCTTTATGAAAACAATTTTTCTGGGGCAATTCCTGAATTATCTGCTTTAAGCCAACTGGAGACTTTTTATGGTTATAATAACCAATTTAGTGGGTTAATGCCTTCGTTAATGAATTTAACGGCTTTGCAGGAATTGGATTTGTCAATTAATCAATTAACAGGGGAATTGCCTGATTTGAGTGTTGCGCCTAATTTGCAATATCTGGGGGTAGAATTTAATCAATTATCAGGTCATTTTCCTGATTTAACCCAATCATTGGGGTTAGAATTTTTATATTTGGGAAATAATCAATTTTGTGGCGAAATTCCTAAGACACTCCCTGCCACGCATCCTTTTCTTCTTCTTAATTTAAATGCCAATGGGTTTTATAGCGATGATCCAGCGGTGATTGATTTTCTTAATGAAATAGACCCCGAATGGACAGCCACACAAGTGGCTTGTGGAGAGGAGGAAAAGGTTGAGGAGATTGTGGAAGAAGAAGCTGATGTTGAACCCAATGATGACGAGGATTCAGCAGAAACACAGGAATAA
- a CDS encoding dienelactone hydrolase family protein gives MELSTERAEVFSTHLFGQSHQEKGLLLIHDGWGVLEYNMAWAERFAQANYRVVLVDLYDGQHPNDVRTVNLLTRELTAQQETVQKKLATHLMALKKEVRKVAVLGWAFGGVQAQRLALNYPTLIDALAVFYCRLLITKQRVQELQAPMLAVFAENEPTWPDKQADLEQIMYEADKTLVCHSYPADAGFINSSSEAYDNQACERAWQDTRAFLDRYLNRL, from the coding sequence ATGGAGTTAAGCACCGAGAGAGCTGAGGTGTTTAGCACCCATCTATTTGGACAATCACATCAAGAAAAAGGTCTTTTATTGATCCATGATGGATGGGGCGTGTTGGAATATAATATGGCTTGGGCAGAGCGATTTGCACAAGCCAATTATCGGGTTGTTTTAGTGGATTTATATGATGGGCAACATCCCAATGATGTGCGAACGGTTAATTTATTAACCCGTGAATTAACGGCACAGCAAGAAACGGTGCAAAAAAAATTAGCAACTCATCTAATGGCACTAAAAAAAGAAGTGCGTAAAGTGGCTGTATTGGGTTGGGCATTTGGTGGTGTGCAGGCACAACGATTGGCGTTAAATTATCCTACCCTAATAGATGCTTTAGCGGTGTTTTATTGTCGTTTATTAATCACCAAACAACGAGTACAAGAATTGCAAGCTCCTATGTTGGCCGTTTTTGCTGAAAATGAACCCACTTGGCCAGATAAACAAGCCGATTTAGAACAGATTATGTATGAAGCGGATAAAACTTTAGTGTGTCACAGTTATCCTGCGGATGCGGGTTTTATTAATTCCAGTAGCGAAGCCTATGATAATCAAGCCTGTGAACGCGCTTGGCAGGATACACGGGCGTTTTTAGATCGTTATTTGAACCGCTTATGA
- the ffh gene encoding signal recognition particle protein — MFENLTERLTKTFRDLRGLGRLTEDNIKDALREVRMALLEADVALPVVKVFVEQVRQRAIGQEVIGTLTPGQALIRVLRDELTALMGEQNDGLNLNARPPVVVLMAGLQGSGKTTTVGKLARFLIERQKKSVLVVSCDVYRPAAIQQLETLANEVSATFFPSEVQQRPVDIATAAIDHARKRFIDVVLVDTAGRLHIDEEMMQEIKQLHQAIDPTETLFVVDSMTGQDAANTAKAFNDALPLTGVVLTKTDGDARGGAALSVRYITGKPIKFLGVGEKTTALEPFYPDRLASRIIGQGDVLSLIEEVEQKIDREKADKLVQKLKKGKGFDLEDFREQLVQMRSMGGLTSLMDKLPGMNEIPQAVRSQVNDKEMVRMEAIINSMTPHERQFPDVINGSRKRRIATGSGTKIQDINRLLKQFSQMQKMMKQMNKKKGGLMGMMQGMKGRLPPGMKF, encoded by the coding sequence ATGTTTGAGAATTTAACCGAACGTTTGACTAAAACATTTCGTGATTTGCGCGGATTAGGCCGCTTAACGGAAGATAATATTAAAGACGCATTGCGGGAAGTGCGCATGGCGTTATTAGAAGCGGATGTGGCCTTGCCTGTGGTGAAAGTTTTTGTCGAGCAAGTGCGGCAACGCGCCATTGGTCAAGAAGTGATTGGTACATTGACTCCGGGACAGGCATTGATTCGGGTTTTGCGCGACGAATTGACGGCTTTAATGGGAGAGCAAAATGATGGGCTTAATTTGAATGCACGGCCGCCGGTGGTCGTGTTAATGGCGGGCTTGCAAGGTTCGGGAAAAACAACCACCGTCGGTAAATTAGCCCGCTTTTTAATTGAACGGCAAAAGAAAAGCGTTTTAGTGGTGAGTTGTGACGTGTATCGGCCAGCCGCCATTCAGCAATTAGAAACGTTGGCTAACGAAGTATCGGCCACCTTTTTTCCCAGCGAGGTGCAACAACGCCCTGTCGATATTGCCACTGCGGCCATCGATCATGCACGTAAACGCTTTATTGATGTGGTTTTAGTTGATACGGCGGGTCGTTTACATATTGACGAAGAAATGATGCAAGAAATCAAGCAGTTGCATCAGGCTATTGATCCAACAGAGACTTTGTTTGTCGTCGATAGTATGACGGGACAAGATGCCGCGAATACTGCAAAAGCCTTTAATGACGCTTTGCCTTTAACGGGCGTTGTACTGACAAAAACGGATGGGGATGCGCGGGGCGGTGCAGCTTTATCCGTACGTTATATTACGGGAAAACCCATTAAATTTCTTGGGGTTGGCGAGAAAACCACCGCGTTAGAACCCTTTTATCCCGACCGTTTGGCTTCGCGGATTATCGGGCAGGGCGATGTGTTGAGCTTGATCGAGGAAGTAGAACAAAAAATTGACCGCGAAAAAGCCGATAAATTAGTCCAAAAATTAAAAAAAGGGAAAGGCTTTGATTTAGAAGATTTCCGCGAGCAATTGGTGCAAATGCGCAGTATGGGGGGATTGACCAGTTTAATGGACAAATTACCCGGTATGAATGAGATTCCGCAAGCGGTGCGTTCTCAAGTTAATGATAAAGAAATGGTGCGCATGGAAGCTATTATTAATTCTATGACTCCTCATGAACGGCAATTTCCTGATGTCATTAACGGCTCGCGTAAACGACGAATTGCCACGGGATCGGGAACGAAAATTCAGGACATTAATCGTTTGTTAAAACAATTTTCGCAAATGCAGAAAATGATGAAGCAAATGAATAAGAAAAAAGGTGGCTTAATGGGAATGATGCAAGGCATGAAAGGCCGTTTGCCGCCGGGGATGAAATTTTAA
- a CDS encoding agmatine deiminase family protein has product MMTTPKQRGFFMPAEWHPHSHCRMAWPTRMAVWYSEAGLKAACRAYATVAKAIARFEPVTMLVNADQQLDATALCGPTVKILLAPHDDSWHRDSGPTFVISKQGELAGVNWQFNNYGNKPQLLEEEYARDKALAKYLLETLNIPCFDAPFVLEGGSFHVDGQGTALVTEQCLLNPNRNPQLSRAEIEAGLMAYLGVEKVIWLGEGLLNDDTDGHVDTIACFVAPGKVLAAITDDPNDVNYAPLQDNLARLKAATDARGRAFEIHTVSIPPAHYLGEMRMALSYVNFYIANGGIVMCSFNDPDYDQAAKNTISALFPDREVVQIPALDIYTGGGGVHCITQQQPLPIADEDD; this is encoded by the coding sequence ATGATGACAACACCTAAACAACGTGGTTTTTTCATGCCCGCCGAGTGGCATCCGCACAGCCATTGCCGAATGGCATGGCCGACACGAATGGCGGTTTGGTATTCAGAAGCAGGATTAAAAGCGGCTTGTCGCGCTTATGCCACCGTGGCTAAGGCTATTGCGCGTTTTGAACCCGTCACGATGCTGGTCAACGCTGATCAACAGTTGGATGCCACCGCTTTATGTGGGCCGACGGTGAAAATTTTGCTCGCCCCCCACGACGATTCTTGGCATCGAGACAGTGGCCCTACTTTTGTGATTTCTAAACAAGGCGAATTGGCCGGAGTGAATTGGCAGTTTAATAATTATGGCAATAAACCACAATTATTAGAAGAAGAATATGCCCGTGATAAAGCCTTAGCTAAATATTTATTAGAGACTTTAAATATTCCCTGTTTTGATGCGCCTTTTGTGTTAGAAGGGGGGTCTTTTCATGTCGATGGTCAAGGCACGGCTTTAGTCACAGAACAATGTTTGTTAAATCCCAATCGCAATCCTCAATTAAGCCGCGCTGAAATAGAAGCAGGATTAATGGCTTATTTAGGGGTAGAGAAAGTGATTTGGTTGGGCGAAGGCTTATTGAATGATGACACGGATGGTCATGTGGATACGATTGCTTGTTTTGTGGCACCGGGGAAGGTATTGGCCGCGATCACCGATGATCCCAATGATGTGAATTATGCCCCCTTACAAGATAATTTAGCCCGCTTAAAAGCCGCTACCGATGCGCGAGGCCGCGCTTTTGAAATTCATACGGTGTCTATTCCTCCCGCCCATTATTTGGGAGAGATGAGAATGGCGTTATCTTACGTTAATTTTTATATCGCCAATGGGGGAATTGTGATGTGCAGTTTTAATGATCCCGATTATGATCAAGCGGCTAAAAATACGATTTCCGCGTTATTTCCCGACCGCGAAGTGGTGCAAATTCCTGCCTTAGATATTTACACGGGGGGCGGTGGCGTTCACTGCATTACTCAACAACAACCTTTACCCATCGCTGATGAGGATGATTAA
- the aguB gene encoding N-carbamoylputrescine amidase, with protein sequence MRVVTVAATQMACTWDREENIAKAEMLIRSAAQQGANIILIQELFETPYFCKDVKADYFDLATSFEENPAVLRLGKLAAELGVVLPVSFFERCHQAFYNSVAMFDATGECLGLYRKTHIPDGLGYQEKYYFSPGDTGFKVWPTRFGTVGVGICWDQWFPETARAMALMGAELLLYPTAIGSEPHDATIDSCGHWQRAMQGHSASNCIPVIASNRIGTEQGETCELTFYGSSFITDGSGALVQVADRINETILMQQFDLDLLQKNRAAWGLFRDRRPEHYQAILTLDGKI encoded by the coding sequence ATGCGTGTTGTCACTGTGGCGGCTACCCAAATGGCTTGCACTTGGGATCGAGAAGAGAATATTGCTAAAGCAGAAATGTTAATTCGTTCTGCGGCTCAACAAGGCGCAAATATTATTTTAATTCAAGAGTTATTTGAAACGCCTTATTTTTGTAAAGATGTGAAAGCGGATTATTTTGATTTAGCGACTTCATTTGAAGAAAATCCTGCGGTATTGCGTTTAGGAAAATTAGCGGCGGAATTAGGTGTGGTATTGCCTGTGAGTTTTTTTGAACGTTGTCATCAGGCTTTTTATAACTCAGTGGCGATGTTCGATGCCACGGGCGAATGTTTAGGCCTTTATCGTAAAACACATATCCCAGATGGTTTGGGTTATCAAGAAAAATATTATTTTTCGCCAGGCGATACGGGCTTTAAAGTGTGGCCAACCCGTTTTGGTACGGTGGGGGTGGGGATTTGTTGGGATCAATGGTTTCCCGAAACAGCGCGGGCAATGGCGTTAATGGGCGCGGAATTGTTATTGTATCCTACGGCCATTGGTTCTGAGCCGCACGATGCCACGATTGATTCTTGTGGGCATTGGCAACGCGCCATGCAGGGACATTCGGCTTCTAATTGCATTCCAGTTATTGCTTCCAATCGCATCGGCACGGAACAAGGGGAAACCTGTGAATTGACGTTTTATGGTTCTTCTTTTATCACCGATGGCAGCGGCGCATTAGTGCAAGTGGCTGATCGAATTAATGAAACGATTTTAATGCAACAATTCGATTTAGATTTGTTACAGAAAAATCGCGCCGCATGGGGATTATTTAGAGATCGCCGCCCTGAACATTATCAGGCTATTTTGACCTTAGATGGGAAAATATAG
- a CDS encoding Crp/Fnr family transcriptional regulator has protein sequence MKASHDVEELLHALHQTALFDSLSPDELMPFVQTSFKKDYTAKQMIFYEGDKANYFFIILSGMVRLYRLTEEGKEKVIEFIRPHDSFAEAVVFLKGTYPVCAEAVENSELLAISADTILQELTQSPTLALKLLANLSRRLHVFIKDIHTLSLENAQQRVAGFLLAMADEKTCHLPFSKAMIASRLGLSPESFSRVLTRLKNEQIVLEKAQSLEIIDLERLRCLQKKALKIPLDSH, from the coding sequence ATGAAAGCATCCCATGACGTTGAAGAATTATTACACGCTTTACATCAAACGGCTTTATTTGATAGTTTGTCGCCTGATGAATTAATGCCTTTTGTTCAAACGTCGTTTAAAAAAGATTATACGGCAAAACAAATGATTTTTTATGAAGGCGATAAAGCGAATTATTTTTTTATTATTTTGTCGGGCATGGTGCGTTTATATCGCTTGACAGAAGAGGGGAAAGAAAAAGTGATTGAGTTTATTCGACCTCACGATTCTTTTGCAGAAGCCGTGGTTTTCTTAAAAGGCACTTATCCCGTGTGTGCTGAAGCCGTTGAAAACAGTGAATTATTGGCCATTTCCGCAGATACTATTTTACAAGAATTAACCCAATCTCCCACATTAGCGTTAAAATTATTGGCTAATTTAAGTCGTCGTTTGCATGTTTTTATTAAAGATATACACACCTTGAGTTTAGAAAATGCCCAGCAGCGCGTGGCAGGTTTCTTACTGGCGATGGCCGATGAAAAAACGTGTCATTTGCCTTTTAGTAAAGCCATGATTGCTTCGCGTTTGGGTTTATCGCCTGAATCTTTTTCACGGGTTTTAACGCGCTTGAAAAATGAACAGATTGTGCTGGAAAAAGCCCAGAGTTTAGAAATTATTGATTTGGAACGGCTGCGCTGTTTACAAAAAAAGGCTTTAAAAATTCCCCTTGATTCCCATTGA